A portion of the Intestinibacillus sp. Marseille-P6563 genome contains these proteins:
- a CDS encoding alpha/beta fold hydrolase encodes MNIKCTQNMFKSANGVSQITYYILAPEGVEPRGIVQIAHGMCEYFSRYTVFAKYLCSLGFIVCGNDHLGHGASVSRENELGFFAPQNGWEYLIQDVKQLTDIMRKRYPDLPYFMFGHSMGSLLARLYLPSYGAELDGCILCGTVGPTPFARTGVRLADSVAHTRGMTYRSAMLSRLAFNNFNRKIAGPHSMFAWLTRDEHIVELFQSDNKCNFVFTATGFRDLFTLVHRANHVRCFRTTPHDLPILLIAGDKDPVGGYGDGVRSVARMYQAAGQKDVDVIFYKDGRHEILNELNHLDVFGDVSRWLEAHLSKKQPGESA; translated from the coding sequence ATGAATATCAAATGTACCCAAAATATGTTTAAAAGTGCAAACGGCGTTTCCCAGATCACTTATTATATCCTGGCGCCCGAGGGCGTGGAACCGCGCGGCATCGTGCAGATCGCACACGGCATGTGCGAATACTTTTCGCGCTATACCGTGTTTGCCAAATATCTTTGCAGCCTGGGCTTTATCGTCTGCGGCAATGACCACCTGGGGCATGGCGCCTCAGTGTCCCGTGAAAACGAACTCGGATTTTTTGCGCCCCAAAACGGCTGGGAGTATCTGATTCAGGATGTCAAACAACTGACCGATATTATGCGCAAGCGCTATCCCGACCTGCCGTATTTTATGTTTGGACATTCCATGGGTTCGCTGCTCGCCCGGCTGTACCTGCCGTCGTACGGCGCCGAACTGGATGGATGTATCCTGTGCGGCACGGTCGGTCCGACCCCCTTTGCACGCACCGGCGTACGGCTGGCCGATTCGGTCGCCCATACCCGCGGCATGACCTATCGTTCGGCGATGCTGTCGCGTTTGGCCTTTAACAATTTTAATCGTAAGATCGCAGGCCCGCATTCCATGTTCGCCTGGCTCACTCGCGATGAACACATCGTCGAACTGTTCCAGTCGGATAATAAATGCAACTTTGTCTTTACCGCCACCGGTTTCCGCGATTTGTTCACCCTGGTTCATCGGGCCAACCATGTCCGCTGTTTCCGGACCACACCCCATGATCTGCCGATTCTGCTCATCGCTGGGGATAAGGACCCGGTGGGCGGCTATGGCGACGGGGTGCGCAGTGTGGCGCGTATGTATCAGGCAGCTGGACAAAAGGATGTGGATGTGATCTTTTATAAGGATGGCCGGCATGAGATCCTGAACGAACTCAACCACTTGGATGTATTTGGTGATGTATCCCGCTGGCTGGAAGCCCACCTGTCGAAAAAGCAGCCGGGAGAAAGTGCATAA
- a CDS encoding CAP domain-containing protein, translating to MKRLVSFSLASMLAMGMTAGAAVQPASANMKGWISSSEVQGMNKDEILQYLFEKFDISIGNDSPVQKPGTGGGSSQNPGSGSGGGSSETPDSGSGGGSSQNPGSGSGSGSSQTSYAAQVVSLVNAERAKYGLSALTMDSSVTAAAQVRAGELYQSFSHTRPDGRSCFTALREAGASYSGAGENIAYGQRSPEAVMQAWMNSSGHRANILSNKYTKIGVGYTVKNGVTYWTQMFTY from the coding sequence ATGAAACGTTTGGTGAGTTTTTCTCTTGCCTCGATGTTAGCAATGGGTATGACAGCTGGTGCAGCTGTGCAGCCAGCTTCGGCAAATATGAAAGGTTGGATCTCTTCCTCGGAAGTGCAAGGCATGAATAAAGATGAGATCTTGCAGTACTTATTCGAAAAATTTGATATTTCCATCGGGAATGATTCGCCTGTGCAAAAACCGGGCACCGGCGGCGGTTCGTCCCAGAATCCCGGCTCTGGTTCGGGTGGCGGCTCGTCCGAAACCCCGGATTCCGGCTCGGGCGGTGGCTCGTCCCAGAACCCCGGCTCTGGTTCAGGCAGTGGCTCGTCCCAGACATCGTATGCCGCGCAGGTCGTCTCGCTGGTCAATGCAGAACGCGCAAAATATGGTCTGTCGGCTTTGACCATGGACAGTTCGGTCACTGCGGCCGCGCAGGTGCGCGCTGGGGAACTGTATCAGTCCTTCTCTCACACCCGTCCGGATGGACGTTCGTGCTTTACGGCGCTGCGTGAAGCGGGCGCTTCGTATTCCGGCGCAGGCGAAAATATCGCGTACGGGCAGCGTTCTCCCGAGGCTGTCATGCAGGCCTGGATGAATTCCTCCGGCCATCGCGCCAACATCCTGAGTAATAAATATACAAAGATCGGCGTTGGTTATACAGTCAAAAACGGCGTGACCTACTGGACGCAGATGTTCACCTACTAA
- a CDS encoding metallophosphoesterase: MKQTKRMLMRGSAFAAGLLAAVTVWQNVRVKTTRYRLIADHLPSSFYGFRIALLSDIHSRNFGEKQEQLLRRVRAIKPDLILIAGDWVDAKHGNLEDCLEQARLLRRIAPVCGVYGNHERRRIQREGRDLLAAAFAKAGVQMLHTSGTRVEKDGMYINLIGVEDPATLPEKPSRKQIVQAMEEMLARVTHGIGPDEFTILVSHRPEFLTVYANYPIDLVVAGHAHGGQVRLPGVGGLFAPGQGLFPKYTGGRYDEQDTAMIVSRGLGGHAPVRIFNMPELVVITLGPAQKRQKK, from the coding sequence ATGAAACAGACAAAGCGTATGCTGATGCGGGGCAGTGCCTTTGCGGCGGGGCTCTTGGCCGCTGTCACGGTATGGCAGAATGTCCGAGTGAAAACCACCCGCTACCGGCTGATTGCTGACCATCTGCCGAGCAGCTTTTATGGATTTCGTATCGCGCTGTTATCCGATATCCACAGCCGGAATTTTGGCGAAAAGCAGGAGCAGCTTTTGCGGCGTGTGCGTGCCATCAAGCCGGATTTGATTTTGATTGCTGGTGACTGGGTGGATGCCAAGCACGGCAATCTGGAGGATTGCCTGGAACAGGCGCGGCTGCTGCGCCGCATCGCACCGGTCTGCGGCGTGTATGGAAACCATGAGCGGCGGCGCATTCAGCGGGAAGGCCGAGATCTGCTGGCAGCGGCTTTTGCCAAGGCAGGGGTGCAGATGCTGCATACCTCGGGCACGCGGGTCGAAAAAGACGGCATGTACATCAACCTCATTGGAGTCGAAGACCCGGCCACCTTGCCGGAAAAGCCCAGCCGCAAGCAGATAGTGCAGGCCATGGAAGAAATGCTTGCACGCGTGACGCATGGCATTGGCCCGGATGAGTTTACCATTTTGGTGTCCCACCGGCCGGAATTTTTGACCGTATACGCCAACTATCCGATCGACCTGGTCGTCGCCGGGCATGCCCATGGCGGACAGGTGCGTCTGCCGGGCGTGGGCGGTCTGTTTGCCCCCGGACAGGGCTTGTTCCCCAAATACACCGGCGGGCGGTATGATGAACAGGATACAGCCATGATCGTCAGCCGCGGGCTGGGCGGTCATGCGCCGGTGCGGATTTTTAACATGCCCGAACTGGTGGTCATCACCCTGGGACCAGCCCAAAAGAGACAAAAAAAGTGA
- the gdhA gene encoding NADP-specific glutamate dehydrogenase yields the protein MELKNEYLKRVYAGLQQRNAHEPEFLQAVLEVFESLEPVVNARPEIEANGIMERIVEPERIVNFRVSWMDDAGKVQVNRGWRIQFNSAIGPYKGGLRLHPSVNQSIIKFLGFEQIFKNSLTGLPMGGGKGGSDFDPKGKSDNEIMRFCQSFMTELQRHIGADTDVPAGDIGTGAREIGYMFGQYKRLRNEFTGVLTGKGLSYGGSLARTEATGYGVCYFMNEMLKDMNTSFEGKRVVISGSGNVAIYANQKATQLGGKVIAMSDSNGYIVDENGIDFKLMKEIKEVKRARIKTYLDYVPSAKYVEGCRGIWSVPCDIALPCATQNELNGEEAKTLIANGCKAVAEGANMPCTPEAVEAFQAAGVAFGPAKAANAGGVATSGLEMSQNSQRLSWTFEEVDAKLHQIMVNIYKCCKDSAARYGMDGNLVAGANIGGFEKVCDAMLWQGIAY from the coding sequence ATGGAACTGAAAAATGAGTATCTCAAGCGCGTTTACGCGGGACTCCAGCAGCGCAACGCACACGAGCCTGAATTTCTGCAGGCAGTTTTGGAAGTTTTCGAATCTCTCGAGCCGGTTGTAAACGCTCGTCCGGAGATCGAAGCCAACGGTATCATGGAGCGCATCGTAGAGCCCGAGCGCATCGTCAATTTCCGCGTTTCGTGGATGGACGACGCTGGCAAGGTGCAGGTCAACCGCGGCTGGCGTATCCAGTTCAACTCGGCGATCGGCCCCTACAAGGGCGGCCTGCGTCTGCATCCGTCGGTTAACCAGTCGATCATCAAGTTCCTCGGCTTTGAGCAGATCTTCAAGAACAGCCTGACCGGCCTGCCCATGGGCGGCGGCAAGGGCGGTTCCGACTTTGACCCCAAGGGCAAGAGCGATAACGAAATCATGCGTTTCTGCCAGTCCTTTATGACCGAGCTGCAGCGTCACATCGGCGCAGACACCGACGTACCGGCTGGCGACATCGGCACCGGCGCACGTGAGATCGGTTATATGTTTGGCCAGTACAAGCGCCTGCGCAACGAGTTCACCGGCGTACTGACCGGTAAGGGCCTGTCCTACGGCGGTTCGCTGGCTCGTACCGAAGCAACCGGCTACGGCGTATGCTACTTCATGAACGAAATGCTCAAGGATATGAACACCTCGTTCGAAGGCAAGCGCGTTGTCATTTCCGGTTCGGGTAATGTTGCGATCTATGCAAACCAGAAGGCAACCCAGCTGGGCGGCAAGGTCATTGCCATGAGCGACTCCAACGGCTATATCGTGGACGAAAACGGCATTGATTTCAAGCTCATGAAGGAAATCAAGGAAGTCAAGCGTGCCCGCATCAAGACCTATCTGGACTATGTGCCGAGCGCAAAGTATGTAGAAGGCTGCCGCGGCATCTGGAGCGTACCGTGTGACATCGCTCTGCCGTGCGCAACACAGAACGAACTCAATGGCGAAGAAGCTAAGACCCTGATCGCCAACGGCTGTAAGGCAGTTGCAGAAGGCGCGAACATGCCCTGCACCCCGGAAGCTGTGGAAGCATTCCAGGCAGCTGGTGTTGCCTTTGGCCCGGCCAAGGCTGCAAACGCAGGCGGCGTTGCAACCTCTGGTCTGGAAATGAGCCAGAACAGCCAGCGTCTGAGCTGGACCTTCGAGGAAGTCGATGCTAAGCTGCACCAGATCATGGTAAACATCTACAAGTGCTGCAAGGATTCGGCTGCTCGTTACGGCATGGACGGCAACCTGGTCGCTGGTGCCAACATCGGCGGCTTCGAAAAGGTTTGCGATGCTATGCTGTGGCAGGGAATTGCATACTAA